In Monodelphis domestica isolate mMonDom1 chromosome 3, mMonDom1.pri, whole genome shotgun sequence, the following proteins share a genomic window:
- the SLC25A32 gene encoding mitochondrial folate transporter/carrier: MTDQGQSTAGSSPMNAVFRHVRYENLVAGVSGGVLSNLALHPLDLVKIRFAVSDGLELRPKYNGIVHCLTTIWKVDGLRGLYQGVTPNVWGAGLSWGLYFFFYNAIKSYKTEGRTEPLDATEYLVSAAEAGAMTLCITNPLWVTKTRLMLQYNVVSSSQRQYKGMIDTLVKLYKYEGVRGLYKGFLPGLFGTSHGALQFMAYELLKLKYNTHVSRLPDEQLSTIEYISIAALSKIFAVAATYPYQVVRARLQDQHIFYKGVLDVIVRTWRKEGILGFYKGIVPNLIRVTPACCITFVVYENVSHFLLGLRGEEE; encoded by the exons ATGACGGACCAGGGCCAGTCGACTGCGGGGTCATCCCCTATGAACGCTGTGTTCCGCCATGTGCGGTACGAGAACCTGGTGGCGGGCGTGAGCGGCGGCGTCCTCTCCAACCTGGCGCTGCATCCGCTGGACCTTGTGAAGATACGCTTCGCCG TGAGTGATGGACTGGAACTCAGACCAAAATATAATGGAATTGTACATTGTTTGACCACGATTTGGAAAGTTGATGGATTACGAGGCCTTTATCAAGGAGTAACCCCAAATGTGTGGGGTGCAGGCTTATCCTGGGGACTATATTTTTTCTT CTATAATGCCATTAAATCAtataagacagaagggagaaCAGAACCGCTAGATGCAACAGAATACCTCGTTTCAGCTGCTGAAGCTG GGGCCATGACACTCTGTATCACAAACCCATTGTGGGTCACAAAGACTCGACTTATGTTACAGTATAATGTTGTCAGTTCTTCACAGAGGCAGTACAAAGGAATGATAGATACACTTGtaaagctatataaatatgaaggtGTGCGTGGATTGTACAAG GGATTTCTGCCTGGGCTATTTGGAACATCACACGGAGCACTTCAGTTCATGGCATATGAACTGCTGAAATTGAAGTACAATACACATGTCAGTAGATTACCAGATGAACAGTTG AGCACAATAGAATATATATCAATTGCAGCACTGTCAAAAATATTTGCTGTGGCAGCAACATACCCATATCAAGTAGTGAGAGCCCGACTTCAAGATCAACACATTTTTTACAAGGGGGTGCTTGATGTAATCGTAAGGACATGGAG gAAAGAAGGCATTCTTGGATTTTACAAAGGAATTGTCCCTAATTTGATTAGAGTGACTCCAGCCTGCTGTATTACCTTTGTAGTTTATGAAAATGTCTCCCATTTTTTACTTGGCCTTAGAGGAGAAGAAGAGTAA